CCTCCGGAAATCAAGCCGTACAAAATCAACGCAAAATCCATGCAGGCAATACCAGCTGCAAGCGATAAGAAGCAGGCAAAAAAACCGGTTAACACACTCGTCAAAACACACCAGACAGCTCCAAGATCGGTTTCAAGTCCTTCACTAGAAGGATCTGCGTATTCAACTCTATATAATGACAACAACGTCTATGGCTCAAGCGAAAGTGAgatttcaatgaagaagagaccCACTGATGAAAGAACGGCACAAATCCTTGAAAACGCAAGAAAGGGTATAAGTAATAGGAAAAACCAACCAAGTAGGAGAACTTCAAGTAGTGCTGCTTCGGCTGCCTCGGCGGCCTCGGCTGCTCTGACCAAAAAAGCAATAGAAAGTTTCCCAACTTCTAGCTCAAAGGGTAGCAGATCAAGCTCTCCTGCTACAACGCCAAGGCCAGGATATTTTAGACGTCCTCTGTCTGCAGATAGTAGACCGTCCGTCAGATCTGTGACATCTTCCGCATCTGTTTTATCATCAAAGATTCCAATGTCTCCTTATACTTCTCCAATCTCAACCCCCGCGACACCATATAATTCATACCAAGTGACTCCACCTTCTACAGCAAGACAGCAAGATTATTTTAATAGTGAAACGGCAGCACCTGAGCCTTCTGATGGGCAagatgcaaaaaaaatttctgaatTACCTTTAATGAATAAACGCGATATACATTGGTCTTTTTacctgaaaaatatcaatgaaCATGTACTCAGggctgaaaaattagatTTTTTGGTCACGAATTCTTATActttagagaaaaaaatccttAAATTAAATGGCTCATTGCTGGATCCTCAATCGATGAGTAAGCCAAGACAGACATTTTTATCTCAAGTTGCCAGGAGTGGCGGAGATGTTACGGGTTTCCGGAGTGATCCAGCTATGATTTCTTGTTCCCAAACTGAAActgctttttatttgcAAAACATTATCGATTTGCAACTTTTGGAGGATGATTACCGAATTGAAGGTGGTGAATTATCGAAGTTGCTTACCAACGTGAgtagagaagaaaatgaacaTAGTAAAAACAACTTGCCTGAAGACGATGATAAATCGGAGTTGGACGGCAAGGGAAGCTCTGTTTTTTCTGGcaagttcaaaaagttgTTCCACCCTACTATAGCGACTGAGTCACTCTCTGCATCCGATGACAAAAGCAAGTACTACAAACGAACTATTGTAATGACATCTTTTGGGCGTTGTCTAGTATTTGCCAAGAGAAGACAACCAAATCCACTTACAAACTTGAAGTACGAATTAGAATATGACATTAATTTGCGTCAGCATGGAACTCgaatcaaagaattggTCATTCCCTTAGAAATGGGAACTAATCATATGATCGCAATTCAAACGCCATACAAATCATTTCTCCTGAAGACTGACAAAAGGAGCACAAGCAAACTGTTCACGgttttaaaaaaaatactcaATTCAAACACAAATAAGATCGAGAAACAGTTATTACAGAGGAGTCAAAAAATAACggaaagaagaacatcatcatctggAAGAGGAGTGCATATAGATCCAACACCTTCAAAGTGTCCTTCGCCAAAACCCAGGCCACATAGCCAATCTCCATCCATATCAAAGCACAATTCGTTTTCGGAATCAATTAATAGTGCGAAGACAAACAGGTCCAGCAGAATTTTTGATACGTTTATCAGCGctaaagaacaaaattcaaaaaaacatgCTGTCCCAATCGCGTTAACCAGTAAATTAGTTAATGGATTACCAAAAAGACAAGCTGCTGCGGGATTAGGCCTAAACACAGGTACAAATTCCAATAActcatcatcaaaatcGAAGGGATCGTAataatcaattttttttcatagtatttttttaccagGGCACATATATACGctaaaattatatataaaggattatttttttacgCAAAATCTTCCAATTATCAAGTGGAAGTATATCAGAACGGAAGGAATGCTGAACTTTAAGAAAACATAGAAATATATAtcattttatattattaatgtgcttttttttaacGTACACTACTTCTGTACTTACAAAGGCCGCTCCCTATACTTACGaatttttatctttgtcactttcaacttcttcttcttcatcgtcttctaGTTCTTCTATTTCGACGGTGAAACCTTGAGTTTCAAGGAATGCTTGAACAGATTCTAATTTACCTGGATGACAGGCCACAAATGCAACACTCTTTGCAGGATTAAACATATtaacaaaatatttctgCATGACATTTTGTAAATCCTTTTCACTAACATTTTGTAACCTTTCCAAATACAATTCATTAAAATCATTCCCTCTTTGTAAACAAAATTCATCGGTATATCTAGACAAAGCCGTTTCAAAATATCCGCATTCAATAGTGGCCATTCTATTAATAATACTACTAATAGCACCCTGAATTAACTGCTCATCAAACTTCAAGGCACCAGAGGCATAATCCTGAACAATCTGTTTGCCAGCTTCGTAGCATTTGATAACATCAGCACCGCGGTAAATGTTGAATCCCCAAGAATTTATTTCACATAATTTTAACATACCGGCACCATAAGCCAATCCGGCACCGCGAATTCCCTTCCAAAACGGGCCTTCAACGCACTGTAAGTATTCAGAAGCCAATGAAACAATTGCGTATTCGGGGTCGTGGTAGTCCAGATTAAACGGAATAGATGTTATTAGATTCATATAAGCAGATTCTGAGGCAGGAGTCGTTATTATGAACGCCCTTTCACTAGGCCTCTCACAGATTGACGAAATGGAACTCAAGGCTCTGGGAGCTGGTGGGATTTTAACCTTTTCAACGGGATGCTCAATATTCAAGGACTTAATCAAGGGATTCCATGGCTCATAAATATCAGTGATCTTTGAAATATCACCGAGGACCAAAATGTGAAACTTGTTGAAATTCGACCTTAATTGCCTTCTCATTATTTCTATTCTTGGTAGGAtttctttctcaaaatttccaTTCTCAATCTCTTCCAAGATTTCTTGCAATTTCGTTTCAACAAACAATGGATCAGTGGATTTTTTCAGCGATCTTGCTGAATACAGGTTTCTATTAGTTAGGGAATCCAGCATAACGCTACCTTCTCTTTTCCATTCAACAATAGAATTCAGATAATTCTCTAGGAGGATACGAACGCGCTTTTCATCGAAAACAATATCGAATAAGCAATGCTTGATCCATTGCACAGATTGAGAGTAACCGCCAGCTTTACATTGGATTCTAAAATCAATCAAATCGGGACAGGAACCTTGCAAACCTTGACTAATTTGTGCGTCAACAGTCTCTGATTTCAACTTGGCAACAACTTCTTCATATGAAAGTATTGTTTCAACATTGTTCTCTTGATCAAATATCTTCATTGGCATAGAAAATAACTCATCAAATAAATTATAGTATGGTAACAGCGAAGTATCTTTTATGGAGGTAGAATTGACCAAACAATGCAGCTCTATAAACTGGGATGGGAAATGATTTAgatgaatgaaaaaaggaaagttGTTTGGCCTCTTTTCTAGGATTTCTTTGGTCATCGGGTCATTGAGATCGTTATTCTTATATGAATTAACAATTGCAATACTCTTCGTATTGACAAACTGAACACTTTTTGAGGGATTGTggatttcaaatttttgtaaCAAAGACTTCGGAATGGGTTTATCATTAATGTTTTTTGCATCATTTAACTTGGTTAACAACTCCAGCCTCCTATTTTCATCGAATTCAACTTCCCTTTGCTTGATCAAATTCAATCTTTCTGTTTCTATACGCTCATACATTTGGGCACTCGGTTTAGCCGTGACAATAATCGGCTTATTGTCcacaaatatttttttcaataatgatTCCCATTTTTGCTGGGGCCATTGTGATAAAGAGTCAAAATCACTTAAATTCTCAAGGGAGGAAACCAATGAAGAACCGTCTTCATGACCGTAAATGTAATCGGTGATTACAGCGGTAGACAAAGCGCTCtcaccatttttttcattatttagTAAGTATTCCCATTTGGTGTTTTCGACCACTTGTTTTACTCTTGGTAAATCAATTTTAtggttcttcaaaatctctAATACCTTATTCTTCGTTACAATTACCTTTTCTGAGGGAACACCTTGAATGCGCAAGTTGATTATGGTTCTCATAAAATCATCCGTCCAATATTCAGTAGAATTCGCCATGGGGTCGTCAATTTCAACGAGCTCCCTGGTAAAAATAGCTAATGCTGACTCAGTAAAATAATCTAACAGTACAGAAACTGCTAAATCACTACGGAAATCAGTATAGGGCATACcaatccaagaaaaaaataaatcgCTTTGGCTTTCATCAAGTTCAGGGAATTCCACAGTGGATTCGGTTACTTTATCTCTGAATTGCGGTATATGTGATAGCTTGGTATCCAAGAATGGCCTTTTCTTTGGAACATCAGATGGAATTTCCGGCAATGTATCGTCCCATTTTTCCATGACAGTCAGTAGTTCATCTGTTGGAACGTTACCACAAACAATGATACAAAGATTATCAGAAGAATACAAAGATTCATGAAATTTcctgatttcttcattggtTAAGGTTctcaaatttttggttaAGCCACCAGTTTCTGACCGATAACCACTTCCTTCAGGGAACATTAAACGTTGCTTTTCTAAAGCTGAAACATACCAACTTTGGGTTTCGATGGCTTCCATCTCACTAAAAACCACACCTTTATCACTCAAATTTTCCGGATCGATATGGTATACCTCAGTTAAGCAAGCCTCATCAGTTAAAGTTGGATGTAAAATATGATCTAGATAAGTAGGTAGCAATTTAGAAAAGCCCTTCCAGCCAGCACTGGCCAGGGTATAGACGGTTTGATCAGTATCAGTCCAGGCGTTGGTAATGGACATAGACAAATTTCCAGCTGTATCCAATAAACCTTTATATGGATAAGATTTAGAGCCCATGAAGATCAAGTGCTCCAAAGTATGTGGAGCGCCCGAGTCATTTGGGCATTCTGTAGGGACAGCAAAATATCCGTGAACCAATGTGGAGGTCTTGTGATTTATGTGTACCAGTTGCAATTTGGTCCGTTCCGAGATGTACTTAGTTATATGGTATTGTGGAACATAATCTGGTTGAAACGATACGATTTTTCTAAACCCCATTGTGAGGATTCGACAAGTTGTGTTGAAGTTACGTATAACTGGTCTTTGCGCCGCTTGCTGGAACACTTTCAATCTTATACAAAGTAATTGCTCCTACTGCTTCTCACTTTTCCTTTGTTGTTTCAAGCCTTTTTGCCACATCTGTAAACttccaaatgaaaaatttacaatATGCAATACTTGAGAAATACGAAAGAAGATATGAGGATATTCAGAAATATCAAGGGCGCgcatatacatatacatattcaGATAAGTTAAACGAGTTTCTCTTCCATAGGAGGGTCTAATCTCCTTCAGAAGTCTAACGTCTAAAAGTTCGTAAAGGATATCATCATAAAAGTATACAACACCATATAACAAGATACATCACGCAATATAAGCACAGTGCAGTTCATGGTCTGCTCACCTGAGCTAAAAATTCCACCCTGCCAGTGCTGGTATGCGAGCTTACTTACTTCCCGATACTGAAATGAATCTGTTGAAACAGTTGCAGTGGTAAAAGATGGCCCTCTTTTATATGtcgtgaaaaaattttctcatctaaaaaaaaaaaaaaaaaaatcacgATTAATTTTTTACCCAGTCACAAAAATGATGGGATTAGAGGCCATTGCAAAGCTAATATCTTGATTgctctattttttttatattagACTACATCTTCAGGTTCTATATCACTGTATATAACAGGGCAGACTGGGCGTAACgcttatttcttcttttcttgctttgCCTTTGGTTTGGGTGCCACTagtctttctttttcgccCCAGACCAACTTGTGTGGTACCatgaatttgttcaaagTCTCTTCGTCTACTTGGGCTCTACGTTCTTGGAAAGCCTTGACAAATACTTGAAGAGTTTCAATACATAGCTTCTTCATTTCACCGGACAACAGTTCACCGGCTGTATATTTGTCATAACATTCTTTTAGGAAAGCATCGTcgtctttgaaaaatgacaaGTATTGGTATGCAACGTCGACATCGGGGTTACCACCCAATTCTCTATGTAGATCGGCGGATACTTGACCACCGCTGAATGCGTACttattgattttcttttggattTGCTTTGGTGTATCGGTCATGAAAATGGCAGTGGTGTCATCAGAGGCTGACATCTTGGTGGTGGAACCTTGCAAAGCTGGAAAAAACCTGGAATGCAGTAATGCGGGCTTAGAGTATTTTAATTTATCTGCTACGTCCCTACAGACCCTGAAGTATGGATCTTGGTCAATGGCACATGGAATCAAACATGGTGTCTTATCAGGCAAACCTAAAACATCAGGAAATGAGCTTGGGAATGCGGTAGCAATTTGGATGGATGCGAAATGGAACTTACCAATACAATCGGAGTCGTTGAATCCGAAAACGGCCTTTGCAGTAGATCCTGTAATTTGTCTGGAGACTCTGACGACAGTTTCGTAAAACGCACCACCCATATATTGTAAATCAGAGAAGATAAAAGTGTTCTTTGGATCAAACCCAACGGCAATTATATCCTTGGCATTTTCCCGGGCAAAATTCTTGACGTCGTTGATCGTTAGCTTGTGTTTGAATAAAAACTTTTCGTCATCAGTCAACTCAATGACTAATGGTACGTCGAACACCTCTTGTAACCACTTCGTGAACACGAATGGGATCATATGACCCAGGTGCATGGAATCACTCGAGGGACCTCTACCAGTGTACAGGAAAAAGGGCTTTCCCTGCTCGTAAAGATCTAGAATTTTGGTGAAATCACGCTCactgaaaaataaaccCTTTCGCATAAAATGGTGTGGTTCACGGCCAGTCACCTGttgaaatcttttcaaCGTCTCTTCATTAACTGGTTTGGTACCGAACTGTTTGATCAGCTTATCGTAATCGATATTTTGAGCTCTACCTTGTTCATCAACACCACCTTCCACATCCCAAGGTGTGACAACTTGTTCTTTAACGTCGGCGGTTTTTAGTTCGGATACTTGTTGGGTGATTTTCTCCACACTCTCGTCGTTGCTCATCCTTAACTTATACCTGACGCTGTACCTTATTTCCTTATTGcttttatttcaaaaacctaaatgaatggaaaaaattttcagcgTTtttaatctttttttttttcaattataaACGGTAAGGATGTATTACGGAAGTAAAATAATATCCTGAACACCTGTAAATGGGTGAGATACTGGATAAACTCATGAGTCATACTATTGTTCTCGTCTTATGATTTacttaaaaaaagtttctATATCTaagaaaatatttacaGCAAAAACGCCTTACGTTGACCTATGTTTTCATTCTAGTCTTTGTATAGCCATGAAGTAATTACCGACATCCGAGCAGTCGTGTTCGACCCACCCTCGCAATGGAAGGTACATGGTTCCCTTTAGGTCTAGTAATCGGAATTGGCCACTGTAGTTATCATTGAACCAGGCAATAATTTCTTTCGAATTGATGTATTTGCTCAAATGGTGTGTTCCCTTTGGAACAACCTTTAAGACGTTCTCCCCCATGTAAATGGTAGTGAACCACGAGATAAGATCTCTGTTGATGGTGCTTAAGAAGAGTACCCCGTTGTCGGGACTCAACCTCGTCCAACAGTGCCTTAAAATTTCACTGGGTACGTCCACGTGCTCAAGCATTTCCATACAAGTAATAATATTGAATTGTCCAGTGACATCTTCTAATGCCTTGCATTCATAACTGAGCTTCCTCTCGAGCATAGGGTCTTTCTTGGAATGCTCTTTTGCAACCATAATACACTCATGAGTCAAATCAATTCCTTGAACACTTTTCACCCATTTGAGTCTCGCTAGTGATTCGCTCAAGATGCCGCCACCACATCCAACGTCCAGGACGCTCATTCCCGGTCTTTCATCCAGACTGCTCTCTATACTCTCTTGTATCTCACGTTGAATATTATCACACACATACTCGGGTAAAAACTCTTTGTAGTTGAATGCAGGGACAAATATCTCAGGATCCTGAATTTTGACCTGGTTTCTTATCGTTCTTTGTACAAAATCCAATCTGGCAAGATTCATTTTGTGTAAAATTCTCTGCGATCCGTTGGTGTCCCACCACGTGGGGGCCAGCTCCCGGAAATGCTTCACTTCATCTTCTGATGCATCTGTGCTCTTATGCCTTGTTTGGGCCCCGACTGTAATCCTCGAACAAAGACCCAGATTCTTCCAAACACGAACGGGCCTTAATAGTCCAGACCTCAGCAACATAATAAATCCTAGAATGCTGTCTTACTTCCTGTTCCCTCTCTTTGACTTTGCACAGATATGGCTTATTTTGACATCCctctttttgaacaaagaaaatgaaagaaaaaagggcTTGAATACTTTTAACGACTTCCTAATATGTATAAGGATTGTAATACACGTAAAAGTAGGTAAAAAGTCTTTTATATACGTCTGAAGACGCTTTTACATCTgtttattgaagaatatgCTCTATAAAATCCAAAGTTTGTGCGCAATTGATTGTATCGACGTATACTGTAATCGTGCGTCATCTTAGCGCCTGAGGCAGATCGATTCAAGTCCCTCCTGTAGTAGTCCCAAAAGAATTCGTTAGACATTATAGATTTTGAATAAGACGGTGGTTTAGTGACTAGACTCTGATGCTTCATGTTGCACATATACAACAAATTTCTTGCCCTAGTCATACCGACGTAAAGGGAATTTGTGTCCATGGGGAAATTGGACACGCTCCCATTTGTCAGAAATACTATAGGAAACTCTAACCCTTTGGCAGAATGAATCGTTGATAGCTTTATAGTTCCCGGGCCGGCGGTTTGCAATGTCTGTTTAGCTTGATGGAAAGTCATTGTTTGATCGAAATATGTCTCTAAAAACCATTTAACAAAGGAAATACTTGGTGGTTTATTCAACTTTGACACTTTCATCACTTGAGCCATTTCTTGCAAATGTGATTTAAATTCTGATGATGACTGGGAGTCGCTCATTGATTGGAAATACATGGGATTTAGGTTCAagttatttattatttcagAAATCTTTTCTATAAGTTCCAAAGGATCCTCCAATTGGTGAATTTGGTCACTTTCGATCATTTCGTATAAATTAGATGtataattttcaattttcttcttaatGGAGAAACCCAGTGGCCATTCGAAATTGGGAACCATGGTTATGTATTTCCAAATCGATAGATTCTTCAAGCCGCAAGCCTTATATAAAGCTTGTATTGAAGCATCACCAACCCCCTTGATAGCACTCATTGTGACTAGTAGGCTGAAATCACTTTGCCATTTGTCACTCGTGTTGAACCCGTGGCTATGCTTCTCGTCGGACGCTAGAGAACACACTTTCAAGATATCTAAGAGAAACTGGATTCGTAGGTCGTCCATCCAATCGGGCTGactcttcaatttttgaaaaggaataccgtatttcttcaagacaCTGGCTAATTTTGTCAAATGTGAATTTGTTCTTGATAAAATAGCAAtatctgaaaattttgccGAGGAGCAAACTAATTGAGtaattttatcaattatAAATTCAGATTCTGCAACTAAGTCATCAAATGACACTAATTGAGGTGAAACACCACATGGTAGCTTGCGAACCAGTTCTGGTGGTGTTTCGTCAGTATCATCAAGGACCGGTTTCTCTGTTGGCGGAAGATTAATAACTTTTGACGCTAAAGAGATGATTTCAGGAGTAGATCTAAAATTATCAAACAGCTTCAAAGTAGTGGTAGAGAATCTTGGATGTAGATTGTCTAGTTGCAACATGATCTGCCTGTTACATCCCAAGAACTCGTAAATACTTTGATTCGTATCTCCAAACATGATAAGCTGTTTCCCTTTGCAAATTGTGGTAATCAAAGGTGATAAGCTTGGATAAAGATCCTGAAATTCATCGATAAGAACAAccttatattttttttggagatcCTGAGTGAAAGAGGATGAGGCATCTGCATGAGAACAATCGAGCTctagatatttttttgcacGAATAATCAAATCATCATTAGTCATCACTTTACAGTTATCCATTAATTCAACCAATTTCTCAATAACGGAGTTAGCATCCCTTGCCACAATATTGCTGCTCCTATTGCCATTTAGCTTGTAATCCTTGATAACCTTTTCTAGTTCTTTATACGATTTAAAATAGTGCGGAGTTCTCTTGGACGGCGGCAACAACTTCATCAGTCCCCTCCAGCCTATTTCCTCTATGATGTTTACCATTCCTTCATTCTCCACAACGATTCTATTTGCTAATCCATGGATGGTATAACATCCAATCTGACTCACTATTTCCCTGCTTGTATGTGAGTATTCAAACACGGATAACAAATTCTCTATGATATTATCGACTGCTTTGTTTGTTAGCGAAAATATCAGTATTTCGTCGGGCTTAATATTCTCCACAGTGACTAAATGTAATACTTTATATAGTAACGTTAGTGTTTTTCCTGAGCCTGGGCCCGCAGTGACTTTTAACGTAGATGCTGGTTCATACGGCTTGTTTACTACTTTCCATTGCGACGGTGTTAGCTTATCCATTTGTCTTCAATGCACGAACTTGTTGCGCCTTCCTTATAtttggatattttttttcatgacAATGTAGGTTCTTGTTGTGAGCTATAAGTTTTGATCATCAACTTTTAAGCTTTAAtgatacaaaaaaaaagacataTGACACACATgacaatgaaaagaaaacaagaacaaaaatttggatGATGCGCTCAATATGAAAGTTATAGTATTTGTATAAATAGATTAGGCCTTAGTATTTAGTCTATGAATCTTGGCTAACATACCAGCTAATTGTAAGTACGTTCCGACACCCTCCAGAATTCTCATGTGGGTCAGACCTATTTCTTTAATCATTTCTAACCTAACTGATTCTTTAACTTGCGTTAGATTTTTGGTAACACGAAAGGATGTTGTAACAATATCAATTGAGGAATAAccttttttccaaagatcCGTTCTCAAGATTTGAATTGAATCGTCTAGATTTGTGGCCAATAGCATCTTCTTCACTATTAGAGGGTGTGGAGAATCAACAATCCTGAAGACATTATCTGCGTTCACTAGATCATGCCCCGCAACTGTACTTTGCAGGTTGTTTATTGCCTGTCTCATGTCACCTTCTGCAGTGAAAATGATTGCTTCTAAACCGTCATTAGTATATTTCACATCTTCTAATTTTATAATCTCTAAAAGACGTTTCAAGACATCTTCATCTGATAGTTTAGAATACCTCAGAATTGCACATCTACTTTGCAACGGTTCGATGATTTTGTTTGATTGATTACAAGCAAACGCAAACCTTGTAGAATTTGAATACAGCTCCATAGTCCTTCTCAATGCTTGCTGAGCACCCGCTGTCATGGAGTCCGCTTCATCAAGAATGATGATCTTATGTCTTCCCTGGGGCAgatgcaattttttttgggcGAAATGTTTTATTTGGTTTCTGACGACATCAATACCTCTATCGTCTGAAGCATTCAATTCCAACACACCATCAGCATAGGAATTGCCTAGCAATTCATGAGCAAGACAGTGAACCGAGGTGGTCTTACCTATACCTGGCATACCCGATATGATCATGTGGGGCATATTACCATCTTTAGCGATTTGCTGGAGCCTATCAATGGTCTCCTTATTACCGACTATATCAGATAAAACTTTAGGACGGTATTTCTCCACCCATGGAAGTTGCAAGGTCAAAATCTTGGACATTATGAAGGACTCTTTGTTATCTTCTGGATGTTCTCATTAATGTTACGATGTACCATGAAAGGTATACAGATGCTTCTGTCATACTACATAGGTATTGTACATAATTAGGtttccatctttttcccaagaaaaaaaatcgcGTTTAAGCTAATAGTGGGTGATgtgacaatgaaaaattttcattgtcTTTGAAACACGATGAGTGCTGTAGCTTGTACCTTGCAAACAAGCAACTAAGAGTCAGGTCTGTGGGGAGAACGACATGTCCGATGATATAACAGATCAAAGCGAAGAATTGGTGAATAGAACACCACCTTTACCACCAGTACCAGAAGGCATGTCCAAAAAGcagtggaagaaaatgtgTAAAAGACAAAGATGGGAAGAAAACAAATCGAAATACAATGCCGAACGTCGtgtgaagaagaagagactTCGCCACGAGAGAAGCGCGAAGATTCAAGAGTACATTGATAGGGGAGAAGATGTCCCTCAGGAGCTTGTCAGAGAGCCTCGAGTTAATGTAAATCAAATTGACTCGGGGATCGAGATCATACTTGACTGTTCCTTTGACGAACTGATGAATGATAAGGAGATAGTCAGCTTGTCCAACCAGGTTACTAGGGCATATTCCGCCAATAGAAGGGCCAGCCATTTCGCAGAAATCAAAGTGGCGCCATTCGATAAAAGACTAAAGGAACGATTCGAAACCActctgaaaaatacaaactatgaaaaatggaaccattttaaatttttattGGACGACAAAATTATGTATGGAGATGAGCACATAGGTAAGGACAACATAGTGTACTTAACCGCCGATACGGACGAAAAACTAGAGAAGCTGGAACCGGGGATGCGATACATTGTCGGTGGCATTGTAGACAAGAATCGTTATAAAGATTTGTGCCTAAACAAGGCCCAAAAAATGGGCATTCCCACGCGAAGATTGCCCATTGATGAATACATCAACCTAGAAGGCAGAAGAGTGCTGACAACGACGCATGTTGTACAGCTCATGTTGAAATACTTCGACGGGCATGACTGGAAGAACGCCTTTGAAACTGTTTTACCGCCCAGAAAGCTGGATGCAGAAACGGCGTCCCTGGCGGCTGCACCAGCGACAGAAGACGTATAAATAGCCGCCAATGTAGTATTATTAGTAATAGTAGTTAGAATAATTTTTAAACTGTAACTGGACGTCGTGGTTGTCTCTCACATACACGCCACTGGTACCTCTCGTCCTGAACAATTGCTTCTCTCGTACATCAACATTGTTTGGATATTAGCCGCCTAAACTAGCCCGGCACTGTTTCAcgtccttttctttttcttagcGGAAATAAACGAGTATTACTGCCTCAGGATTACTTCCAAAGTACAGCCCCATAGTAGCGTACATGCCTCCCACTTCCTCTCCTTCTTTGACGTTGTTTATCCATTATTCTCTGCAATtgatatttctttgtttttcgcTCCTTAGAATGACTCTTTCCTCTTATTACCCGGcctgcaatttttttttttcacacgCTCTTTTAATTCCCTACGTAATTTACTCATCCTTGCGATGCTATTGCACTGGCAATGAAGCAACTTAGTACAAAATAAAGAGCCACTATCCCGCCGAATCTTACCAAGCATGCAATTAATACCGGTTGAATTGAGTAAAGAGACTCTGAGTGGAATCTCTGGATCCATCTCGATCTCGTGCTGGATCATTGTGTTTGTCCCTCAGATTTATGAGAACTTTTATAGGAAGTCGTCCGATGGATTGTCGCTCTTATTCGTGATTCTGTGGCT
The DNA window shown above is from Saccharomyces kudriavzevii IFO 1802 strain IFO1802 genome assembly, chromosome: 15 and carries:
- the PKH2 gene encoding serine/threonine protein kinase PKH2 (similar to Saccharomyces cerevisiae PKH1 (YDR490C) and PKH2 (YOL100W); ancestral locus Anc_3.92) produces the protein MYFDKDNSASPRPLLPTDEEKLNVTLFTKKEKPLQLDPHYDTKVTPQRSTSNRNVGDLLMEKQRSVKPMIQKALTNTDNFIEMYHGKQRKRLNEGTIKEVMIDDKNDTTAASVNCHDNGYNYDNNDINDRRTIDDIAGSPSIGKNENQTKTGNDITSQQPTPSKETPKVQKHIIKKGIKDFKFGTVIGDGAYSTVILATSIDTKKKYAAKVLNKEYLIRQKKVKYVSIEKTALQKLNNSHSVVRLFSTFQDESSLYFLLEYAPNGDFLSLMKKNGSLDENCACYYGAQIIDAIDYLHSNGIIHRDIKPENILLDEEMRIKLTDFGTAKLLDSTVSSTSKQKYDLSTRSKSFVGTAEYVSPELLNDSFTDYRCDIWAFGCILFQMIAGKPPFKATNEYLTFQKVMKVQYAFTPGFPLIIRDLVKKILIKNLDQRLTISQIKEHYFFKEVNFKDGTLWSKIPPEIKPYKINAKSMQAIPAASDKKQAKKPVNTLVKTHQTAPRSVSSPSLEGSAYSTLYNDNNVYGSSESEISMKKRPTDERTAQILENARKGISNRKNQPSRRTSSSAASAASAASAALTKKAIESFPTSSSKGSRSSSPATTPRPGYFRRPLSADSRPSVRSVTSSASVLSSKIPMSPYTSPISTPATPYNSYQVTPPSTARQQDYFNSETAAPEPSDGQDAKKISELPLMNKRDIHWSFYLKNINEHVLRAEKLDFLVTNSYTLEKKILKLNGSLLDPQSMSKPRQTFLSQVARSGGDVTGFRSDPAMISCSQTETAFYLQNIIDLQLLEDDYRIEGGELSKLLTNVSREENEHSKNNLPEDDDKSELDGKGSSVFSGKFKKLFHPTIATESLSASDDKSKYYKRTIVMTSFGRCLVFAKRRQPNPLTNLKYELEYDINLRQHGTRIKELVIPLEMGTNHMIAIQTPYKSFLLKTDKRSTSKLFTVLKKILNSNTNKIEKQLLQRSQKITERRTSSSGRGVHIDPTPSKCPSPKPRPHSQSPSISKHNSFSESINSAKTNRSSRIFDTFISAKEQNSKKHAVPIALTSKLVNGLPKRQAAAGLGLNTGTNSNNSSSKSKGS